The following DNA comes from Nitrogeniibacter aestuarii.
TGCGTGCCGACATCGACGCCACGGTCGCCGCGCGCCAGCCGTCGCCGGCCAAGGTGCTCGAAGGCCCGTTCGCCAAGCCGGTGACGCTGGAATTCCGTGATGCGCCGCTGCGTGTGGTGTTCGAAGCACTCTCCGACGCGGCCGGTATCAACTTTGTCTTCGACCGTGACGTGCGTCCGGACGCCAAGGTGACCATTTTCGTGCGAAAGACCAGCGTCGACGAGGTGATCAAGCTGCTCACGGCGACCCAGAAGATCGAGAGCAAGCTCCTGAATGCCAATTCCGTGCTGATCTACCCGTCAACACCGGCCAAGACCAAGGAGTACCGCGACCTGGTCACCAAGACCTTCTATCTGGCCAATGCCGACATCAAGCAGGCCCAGTCGCTGGTGCGCCAGCTGGTGAAGGCGCGCGACGTGTTCATCGACGAGAAACTCAACCTGATGGTGGTCAAGGACACCCCCGAGGCCGTGGCGCTCGCCGAGAAGCTGGTGACGTCGCTCGATGTGGCCGAACCCGAGGTGATGCTAGAAGTCGAGGTGCTCGAACTCAGTCGCACCAAGGTCAAGAACCTCGGCCTCGACTTCCCCGATTTCGTCGGCTACGGCGCGCTCGATGGCAGCGGCGTGGCGCGTACGGTGGCCAGTGGTGTCGTTGATTGGCGCAGTCGTGGCGATCTGCGCCCGTATATCTCCAATCCCTCGCTGCTGCTCAACATCCGCCAGGAAGACAGTGACACCAGCCTGCTTGCCAACCCCCGCATCCGGGTCAAGAACAAGGAAGAAGCCAAGATCCATATCGGCCAGAAGCTGCCGGTGTTCACCACCACCGCCACGGCCAACGTGGGTGTGTCGGCCTCGGTGAGTTATCTGGACGTGGGCCTCAAGCTGGATGTGCAGCCCACCGTGCTGCTCGACGACGAGGTGGAGATCAAGATCCAGCTCGAAGTGAGCAACATCGTGAGCGAAGTGACCGGCCCCTCCGATTCGCTGGCCTATCAGCTGGGCACCCGGACCACCGGCACGGTGCTGCGTCTGCATGATGGCGAGACCCAGATTCTTGCCGGCCTGCTGCAGGACGAAGACCGCAGCGTGGAGGAGGGCTTGCCCGGGATCGCCGACGTCCCGGTGCTTGGTCGTCTGTTCTCGACCAAGCGCGACAACAATGCGCGCACCGAGATCGTGCTGCTCATTACGCCGCGCGTGATCCGCAACGTGATTCCGCCGAGCGTGGCCCGGGCGCTGCTGCCCTCCGGCACCGAAACCAATATCGGCTCCGCGCCGCTCACGCTGACGCCCAAAGAGGGCAAATCGCTGACCCTGTCGGGGGATGGATCGCCGGTGGGTAGTGGTATCCGCGGCCGGGGTTTCAGCACCGCACTGCGCCCGGCCATTCGTCCTTCAAGTACACGCGGCGTGATCCTGCCCGACGATGAATTCCCCGTTGAGGATCCGGCGCAGGATCCGATCGAAGACCCGCTGG
Coding sequences within:
- a CDS encoding secretin N-terminal domain-containing protein, translating into MTQPVLVRIIKPVCIALVVLTLSACAHQRALESAQAEFEQEPELVAFERLQAKVKASPGNVELRTYYLNQRERLILKRLALAERMQRAGNTDEALRLYDEVLSLAPGEKRAERGRTLLLREQGHDELLARAYNLGQLGKLDEAQDLVDKVLAENPRNARGRQLRADIDATVAARQPSPAKVLEGPFAKPVTLEFRDAPLRVVFEALSDAAGINFVFDRDVRPDAKVTIFVRKTSVDEVIKLLTATQKIESKLLNANSVLIYPSTPAKTKEYRDLVTKTFYLANADIKQAQSLVRQLVKARDVFIDEKLNLMVVKDTPEAVALAEKLVTSLDVAEPEVMLEVEVLELSRTKVKNLGLDFPDFVGYGALDGSGVARTVASGVVDWRSRGDLRPYISNPSLLLNIRQEDSDTSLLANPRIRVKNKEEAKIHIGQKLPVFTTTATANVGVSASVSYLDVGLKLDVQPTVLLDDEVEIKIQLEVSNIVSEVTGPSDSLAYQLGTRTTGTVLRLHDGETQILAGLLQDEDRSVEEGLPGIADVPVLGRLFSTKRDNNARTEIVLLITPRVIRNVIPPSVARALLPSGTETNIGSAPLTLTPKEGKSLTLSGDGSPVGSGIRGRGFSTALRPAIRPSSTRGVILPDDEFPVEDPAQDPIEDPLDEAVPSGPLTVSVTGPAEVQAGGAIDVEIVVSGGGAIDGGEVSLRYDPGRVEAPGASEPGLLTVEVPPGQDSVTATASFLTRQGTIGSAVIAPVSASVGRGGQVESVTPSGAVTVSIKP